The Mesorhizobium sp. NBSH29 genome has a segment encoding these proteins:
- a CDS encoding RluA family pseudouridine synthase — MAGVELIAVEAGETGMRLDRWFKTHFPGLGFVQLQKLLRSGQVRVDGGRAKTDTRVEPGQMIRIPPLGVDRKEAGSMTGHSIRNQDDGDVLSKMLLHEDAKVFVFNKPAGLAVQGGSGVTRNVDDMLEAWRSKKGEKPRLVHRLDRDTSGVLVVARTRLAAMKLSESFRARETKKTYWALVKGVPPKREDKISTWLIKEPTPDGDRVRVAKHGEKGADHAVSYYRVIEQAAQTLTWLEMEPYTGRTHQLRVHAAHFGCPIIGDPKYFEADTNWDFPGGVQNRLHLHARRIVIPHPDKGYIDVTAPMPPHMRQSWNLIGFDEASAEEEG, encoded by the coding sequence ATGGCAGGCGTTGAACTGATAGCGGTGGAAGCCGGTGAGACGGGTATGCGGCTTGACCGCTGGTTCAAGACGCATTTTCCAGGACTTGGCTTCGTGCAATTGCAGAAGCTTTTACGCTCTGGTCAGGTGCGCGTAGATGGCGGTCGCGCCAAAACCGACACGCGTGTGGAGCCGGGCCAGATGATCCGCATTCCGCCGCTTGGCGTCGACCGCAAGGAGGCCGGGTCGATGACCGGCCATTCAATCCGTAACCAGGATGACGGCGATGTGCTGTCCAAAATGCTGTTGCACGAGGATGCCAAGGTTTTTGTCTTCAACAAGCCGGCTGGGCTAGCAGTTCAGGGTGGTTCAGGCGTCACCCGTAATGTGGATGACATGCTAGAGGCGTGGCGCAGCAAGAAGGGCGAGAAGCCGCGTCTTGTGCATCGGCTGGACCGCGATACCTCAGGTGTTCTGGTGGTGGCGCGCACGCGGCTTGCTGCGATGAAACTTTCGGAGTCGTTTCGTGCGCGTGAAACCAAGAAAACCTATTGGGCGCTGGTCAAGGGCGTACCTCCCAAGCGGGAGGATAAGATCTCCACCTGGCTGATCAAGGAACCGACGCCGGATGGCGACCGGGTGCGTGTGGCCAAGCATGGCGAGAAGGGGGCCGATCATGCGGTGTCCTACTACCGGGTGATCGAACAAGCTGCGCAAACGCTGACCTGGCTGGAGATGGAGCCCTACACCGGGCGCACCCATCAACTGCGCGTCCATGCTGCGCATTTTGGCTGCCCTATCATTGGCGACCCGAAATATTTCGAGGCAGATACCAATTGGGATTTTCCGGGCGGCGTCCAGAACCGGCTGCATCTGCACGCGCGCCGTATCGTTATCCCTCATCCCGACAAGGGCTATATAGATGTGACCGCACCAATGCCGCCGCACATGCGCCAGAGCTGGAACCTGATCGGCTTTGACGAAGCAAGTGCCGAGGAAGAGGGCTGA
- the crcB gene encoding fluoride efflux transporter CrcB — MQILFVAMGGAIGASLRHLFNVGALRLAGAGFPFGTLVVNIIGSFAMGLFIELLARRFDASNELRLFVATGILGGFTTFSAFSLDFAVLWQRGETLTAFGYAMGSVVVSIAALFAGLWLARSLA, encoded by the coding sequence ATGCAGATCTTGTTCGTAGCCATGGGCGGCGCCATCGGTGCGTCGCTGCGCCATCTTTTTAATGTTGGTGCGCTGAGGCTTGCCGGAGCCGGGTTTCCTTTCGGCACGCTGGTTGTCAACATTATCGGTTCTTTTGCGATGGGACTTTTCATCGAACTTCTGGCGCGTCGCTTCGATGCATCGAACGAGCTTCGGCTGTTTGTCGCGACCGGGATTTTAGGCGGGTTCACCACATTTTCCGCATTTTCGCTTGATTTTGCGGTTCTGTGGCAGCGTGGGGAGACGCTGACGGCATTTGGTTATGCTATGGGTAGCGTCGTTGTGTCCATTGCGGCGCTGTTTGCAGGATTGTGGCTCGCAAGAAGCCTCGCCTGA
- a CDS encoding replication-associated recombination protein A — MSDLFASDAPEKQAAGRPLADRLRPATLGEVVGQEHLTGEEGALSRMIASGSLGSMIFWGPPGTGKTTVARLLAGQTELAFEQISAIFSGVADLKKVFESARLRRTNGRQTLLFVDEIHRFNRAQQDSFLPVMEDGTVILVGATTENPSFELNAALLSRARVLTFQALSEDSILQLLERAETVEGRALPLDEDARAMLLRMADGDGRAALTLGEEVWRAARTGEIFDAVMLQRIVQRRAPVYDKGQDGHYNLISALHKSVRGSDPDAALYYLARMFDAGEDPLYLGRRLVRMAVEDIGLADPQALVIANAAKDAYDYLGSPEGELAFAQACVYLATAPKSNAVYNAFKAATRAAKENGSLLPPKHILNAPTKLMKDEAYGQGYQYDHDQPDAFSGQDYFPEKMGRQQFYDPPDRGFERDLKKRLEYWARLRKERSGSGT, encoded by the coding sequence TTGAGCGATCTGTTTGCCAGCGACGCTCCCGAGAAGCAGGCGGCAGGCCGGCCGCTGGCCGATCGCCTGCGGCCAGCGACGCTGGGCGAGGTTGTGGGCCAGGAGCACCTGACCGGCGAGGAAGGTGCGCTCAGCCGCATGATCGCGTCGGGTTCGCTCGGATCGATGATTTTTTGGGGGCCGCCCGGCACTGGCAAGACAACCGTGGCGCGGCTGCTGGCCGGCCAGACCGAACTGGCCTTCGAACAGATTTCAGCGATTTTCTCAGGTGTGGCTGACTTGAAGAAGGTCTTCGAATCCGCGAGATTGCGGCGCACCAATGGCCGGCAGACCTTGCTATTCGTAGACGAGATTCACCGCTTCAACCGGGCGCAGCAGGATTCGTTTTTGCCTGTGATGGAGGATGGCACCGTTATTCTGGTCGGTGCGACGACCGAAAATCCTTCCTTTGAATTGAATGCCGCCTTGTTGTCGCGCGCGCGTGTGCTGACGTTCCAGGCGTTGTCCGAAGACAGTATCCTGCAACTGCTTGAGCGTGCTGAGACCGTCGAGGGCAGAGCCTTGCCACTGGATGAGGATGCGCGCGCCATGCTGTTGCGCATGGCTGATGGTGACGGGCGCGCGGCGCTGACGCTTGGCGAGGAAGTCTGGCGCGCTGCACGGACCGGCGAGATTTTTGATGCCGTCATGCTACAGCGCATCGTGCAGAGGCGCGCACCCGTCTATGACAAGGGGCAGGACGGTCATTACAACCTGATTTCGGCGCTGCACAAATCCGTGCGCGGGTCTGATCCGGACGCTGCGCTTTACTATCTCGCCCGGATGTTCGACGCCGGGGAAGACCCACTCTATCTCGGCCGTCGATTGGTGCGTATGGCGGTCGAGGATATCGGGCTAGCCGACCCGCAGGCACTCGTAATCGCCAATGCAGCCAAGGATGCCTATGATTATCTCGGTTCGCCCGAGGGGGAACTCGCGTTCGCGCAGGCCTGTGTCTACCTTGCCACGGCACCGAAATCGAATGCCGTCTACAATGCTTTCAAGGCGGCTACGCGGGCGGCCAAGGAGAACGGTTCTCTGCTGCCGCCCAAGCATATTTTGAACGCGCCGACCAAGCTGATGAAGGATGAGGCGTATGGTCAGGGGTATCAATATGACCACGACCAGCCCGACGCTTTTTCCGGGCAGGACTATTTCCCCGAGAAGATGGGCCGGCAGCAGTTTTATGATCCGCCCGACCGGGGCTTTGAGCGCGATCTCAAGAAGCGGCTGGAGTATTGGGCCCGGCTGAGGAAAGAGCGGTCGGGTTCAGGAACCTGA